The Vigna unguiculata cultivar IT97K-499-35 chromosome 1, ASM411807v1, whole genome shotgun sequence nucleotide sequence tacgtttaaaatattaaataaacttaacaaaatttaattaaaatgactaaattcatgtaatttaaaagatgagagattaaattaatccaaagttttgaaatggactaattacaaaatttaataaaaattaaaagataaagaacatatttaatcttttttttatcagtaaCTAAAGGATATATGATTATATACAGTGAATATAAAGTATCTTTAGCAGCAAGTTAAAACAGAAATTCAGGATTCCTGTATTTTTATGCCCTTAAACCCTTCATCCTACACTGTTGAAGGTTCCTTAAAATCTTTTTGATTTGTTGTATTATCTTTGGTCAAGTTTTTACTTCTCTGACCATAATAACTCATGGCAGTACTCCAAAGTTAGGTCATGAAGGCTAAATTCTGCTGCAGATTTCTATGTTAGGATAATTGAGTGTGTTTTATAGTTTTAGGTTGTTGTCTagtaggttaaatatatttttattttttaaactttcatgcaaaattaaaatttgattttatctgaaattttgattcaatttgttCTTCTACCactaaaaatgaataaaatgtaACATTTGTGTATGCTATTAGATGGATTACGATAGATATTCCACtttataacttaatttattttcttgctCAGGTCATTTTATTATCAcataaagataaagagaaagagaggtagaaatgatatttttatagtGTTACTCTAACAACACAAACTAAATCTAGTTCTTAATTAACAAATTAAGTTCTATTAAGTAGATTAATGCTACAAAGTACAAACTAGTATTTTTTAGACTCAACCATTCTTGACTAATCCCTTGAATGTTGTTTGGGCTTTCATCCATTTATGATTAAGCCCTTGAATATTGTTTGAACTCGAAATCACTTCTAATTATCTttttatggatattttttaGATAGCAACCACTCATAGTTAAACACGTTCAGTATTATTTCAATAAGTCACTTCTGGCTTAATCCTATAGTATTTTACAAATCACTTCTCGTTTAATCCATTAATATTTCAACAAACCACTTTTGATTTAACTAagtattcttttaataaatcacttttaatttaatcaaatatttttttcaacaaatccCTTCTGacttaaataaaaattcttttCCAAATAGTCATCCTTGATCAAGATGGATAGACATACAAATGCATTCTCTTCCGGTTTGTTAAGTGAACACAAAGAAGGTCCTTTATGAAGTTACTTTTGCAATGTTTAAGCACATGCagggttatatatattttttctttgagtTATGATAGGTTAACAAAATGATTTTCACAAAGTTTTGACAAACTTTTCCTATTCAGGTagaaaagtattattttattattttattttaattaaaaaataaaaatttaatctacTTTAATTCCTTTTTTAGAATCTTTGTTAAGTTTGtcaaaatttttgttgtcaaaagataattttcctttttcttttttgttgaattGTTGAAGAACATAACAGTTTTTGTAGTTGGACAACTTTAAATCATTTAAATGTTGATCTTGCATTTGATGAGTTTAATTATGAAAGATGCATTAAATATGCAActacaaaaagaaacaaaacaggAGAACCGAGTAGGATAATTGAATTTGAAAGGAAAGCATGAGAGCAACTACATTATGATTAACCTATAAAGTTGTGATGGAAACTGGTTAGTAGAAATCAAGATGATGCAAATTGAAATGTGGAAGCAGATAAAATGCCACTTGGCAACAATGTTCATATTCAATATATAGCctataacaatcatatattaataatataaactgAATCAGAAGCAAAGAAAGGTGGTAGAGGAAAATTGTTTGTAAATATATAGGGTTTAAACTATCTAATTTTGGAGGACAACAACAATACATTGTTAAAGCAAGATGAAGGAATATAAAAGTAACATTATTAGGCTTTACTTACCTTGTACTTTATTATACTTAAATTTGATTTactttctttaaatttgatttccaaatcactttattgattttgatcattcacaattattcaatttacatttatgtaattctttcatatatttttcttttaaattgtcttgcatttatttgtattattaccACCATTACTTTTTCCATCAAGTccttttaatcaatatttactATTTCGTTTGGTCCTTTAGGTTTAGGTTGaaacttgtttaaaaaataacaaaaatgctTAAGTTTTAGTCatgtatttttaatcaaaattatcacattttaataattgtaaaggtatttagttttgatttttataacaaataattaaacacTAAAATAAGTCATGTTCCCCTAAATTTATAgattctaaaaaaattcataatctaattttaaaatggtaaaatattacaaatttaaaaggaaaaaacttACAATCGAGTTTAATTTTTggtcaaaaatatttaaatcatattttgacaaaaaaaaaaccttgaAATCTAATTATAAACGTATAGAAGATGATAGATAGATAGACATATATATACAATTGATACTCaagaaataactaaattaatgaGTGGAATCTCAATGAGTATCTAACAAGATGCTACATATTACACATACTTAGGAACCAAATATTTCTCACCTCATCACCTTAAGTATGAGCATATATGAATGCAATGAAAAACCCTACTTGGAAAATTTCATGATATCATGAGTGTCACAGCCAAGGTAATGGAATGGGAATTTCTGAGCTGAAGTGCCAACAGAAGTTGCAGCATGGTGAGTGGGAGGGTTACATTTGCTTTGTGGATGATGCTGATGATGATCCATGCCATGGTGAGATGCTAGAAGCTTATCCAAGAATGACCAATCACCACTGAACCTCTCTCCCTGTTGCTGCATAAGATTCAGTCCACACCCATTAGTTGTGAGCCTCAACAGGTTTTGAGAGCACTCAAGGATGTCCATGGCATTCATGGATGTCGCCAAGCAAGTAGTGGTTGGTGCAACAGCTGATTCTGGACTGAACAACTGTGGAAGCTGCATTGTGCCGTCAAAGTTGTAGTCATATAATCCTCCTTGCATATGATGTTTTGGTTCCAGAACATGGCAAGGACCACTTGTTCTCATGTGGGTTAagttctcttcttcttcaatgtCTTGCTGGAAACCTCGATTctggtttttctttttgaaaaccCTGCATACCACCCACCCATCTTCCTGCTAGAAACACATCACAACTCTGTCATTATATCTGGAAATAAAGTTGGATCCATAGAACTCGATATTCATTGGACTTTGTTTGAAATCAATAACTTAAGGATGTTTGAAAGACTTTTTAGAAAagcttcttcttgtctgtatAAGTTCTCATGGTTATGAAATAATCTTTCATATCTAAAACATTGATTGAAGTTGCTACTCATAATGTGGCCTTCGTCTTAAGATCTGGAGAATGAATACTTATAGTTGAAGTGTGTATGTATATGTAGTTTTCTCACCTGAACATCAGCATCATCTTCATCAAGGCGATACTCATGCATGATCCAATCAGTTTTCTGGCCATGAGGAGCACGACCAGTGTAGAAAACTAGGGTTTTCCTCATGCCAATCCTCTTGGAATTAGTGTGGTATATGGCCTTGTCTCTTCCAGTTGCTTTCCAAAAACCAGCTGTAGTTGCTCGATTTGTTCTTGTTCCTGTTGGGTATTTCTTATCCTTGTGGCTGAAGAAGTACCACTCATTCTGAGGCCCTGAACCAATCCTACATTTGTCTGCATGCAAAGAAACATCTACATGTTACCTAGTTCATGTTACAAAAACTCAAGAAGTACTATAAATTTCATAGTTAACAAGATCTTTTGTCTTTCTTGCCATGATACAATAAAACCCTAGATAGAAAACAGTACAAAGAGAAGGATATCcctttttgttataaatttgttgtataTACCTTTGAGGTCCCAAGGCTCAAGTTTGTTGAGATCCACTTCTCTTATGACATCAAGATCAATGGCTTCATAAGAAACTTTCTTCCTCAGGTAATAATAGAGAAGCTCTTCATCAGTAGGATGGAACCTGAAGCCAGGAGGAACTGTTAACTGTCCATTGCCTGGCATCATTTTCTACTGTCTGCAAGGTTTTCACTCTGCTAactgcaaaagaaaaagagaaaaatcccTTTGTATTAAGAAGATAAACAATTTAATATGATATGAAGTtacatatatttgttaaatcaGGTTTACGTGGCTGATAAATGGGTAGATGAAACTGTTTATTCTCAAGAAGGTATGAACTAACAGTAGTCCATGATgtagaaatttaaaaatgatggcCAAAGAATGATAATCTCGAGATCACGCAAGTTCTTCATCTTCACTGTCAAAAAGGTACTTTatgaacataaaataaaaaaaatttaagagggAGGAACTcagaaaattatataatattgtcCAAGACCACTGTTTAGCTACAACCCTACATGGTAGTTCTGCAGATCAAAACTAAAGACAAAgtagaataatattaataccTATGATAAATTTCTATATACAATGGAATCTAATGGTTGTATTGTTATTGAAATCTTCTCCATGCATAGTACGAGACATTTCCTGACACGAGGAATTTAAATCTGAGTGCAAACCCTAAGAAGAATCTATAACAAAAGCTAGTTACTTTTCTGACCATGTATATATGTCTCTgattattgagaaattttagttttagaatATCTAGACCTTTTACATATTCCATGATGTTGAACTGCTTAGAGATTATGAGAACAGTAGCAGAAAAGAATTCTTATCTGCCATGGTTCGTTCCCTCTAGCCATATCACCATGTGTTGTATACATTAGAACACAGTTCCTTAGAAACAGCAGCAAGACAGGAATGTGTATGCTAATATTCATGGATTCGTTtgaaaaataacagaaaaaaattcACTGACATCGGGTTACGTGCATGGAGAGGATTAGGCATAGTTCCAAGAAGAAAacgaaagagagaaaaagaaggaaaatggAATAAACCTTCATCTGCATACTTCTTTAACTAATAACTAAGTGGAATGAAATTAAAGCAACCAGTGAAGACCCAACTCGTTGCTTCtctgaaaattttcattttgaaacacACACAagcaaatatattttcaaactaACCTATATGTATGAAAGAAAAGTTTGTGAATTAAGAAAGGGTGAAGGGGCATAATCAAGCACTGATAAAAGATCCAAAGAGGGTTTCTGAAATTATGTAAGAAAGGCACAGACAAAAGATGACCTGAGAAAAcgaaacaaaaggaaaaacagcTAATATTAATAAAGCTAAAGGTTTTTCATGAGACACAAAGAAGTGATGCCAAAAGAAACAGAACAAAAGCATATACAAACCTTTTGTGGTACGCAAGATGAAAGCCTCTCAAAGGACAAAGGAAAGCAGACAAAGAACCACACAGGAAACCAGACAGCTTGGAGGAGTCTTTGGTTGCACTGTTTCTTAGCTTCAAGGGCACGGACGTGGGTTTTAAGAGAGAatatgagagagaaagagagagatatGAGCAGATCAATGCAAATGCTAGCTTCACAAATAAGGCCTGACAACCAAGAATGGGCacagaaatatataaaaaagatattttatttatatataaatatttagcaGAAGCAAAATGAGGATTAAATTATTAAGTGGTATACATTGAGCTAGCTGTGATATGATGATATGATGATATCAGaaagttatataaataaaatgctaGAAGGCTAGTTCTTGAAGTCTCTTGTTATGCTATAAACTATCAAATGGGTAATTTATTCAGTTTTCAATATGCAGATATATGCATTGCATTGTATGGGTAAGAATACTATACAAAAATTAGGCTTTTGGTAAATGTTCGTTGAATGGGAGACCTTCTCCCAAGTTTCGCCTCATTACAATGAAGAAAATCTGCTTAACTATCAATTACTATATCTAATGACAGTAACTTCTTTGGTTTTTTCCTCATTCtcttattatatatgtattatatggTGCAAATGTAAAACATattagtattttgttttttatatcttttgggtccattaatttaattacaagatgaaaataaatggGGAAAATCAATCACGCGGACTAGTCAAAGTCAAAGAAGAATGATGCAGATAGAGGGCATTTTCTGCTCATTCCAATATTCCTAATACATGAACCTTAATGTTATTAAATGATATAATACTTATTCTTACAAGACTATAGTTTGgcattttattgttataaagaAATGCTATTATTTTTCAAGTACTATATATCATGATTCAAAAGTGATCGTGTGTTTCTTTTTCGGCTGGTTACAAAACCAGTTCAGAGttagctatatatatatatatatatatatatatatatatatatatatatattaatttaaagttagGATAATTATGATTGCAATTAGTTTGTAAAGCTGCAGTCAACTAATCAAAAGGATGAGTATCCAGTGGCTATCCTTGAATCATGTTCATAAAAGTGAAGAATTTGCCTCAAATTCAGTGTAAAGTATGAAACTTAGGAGTTGTAAGTCTAACAATGTGTACATATAGTCGATATTCTGAGCATACGCAATATTAGTTAAttgattgattaattaattaatagcaaTTTAAATCTTTTGGGTTATTGGGATGCAGCAATGGCTACCTATGGATGGTGCATCAGTATTCTGGATCCTAGGTGGTAATAAAAACAAATgtgttaattaagaaaaaacaagCCAAACAAAAATGACCATTTAAGCCCTACAACTTCCACGGATTTTCTTGCTATAATAGTTTGTGTAATTCTGTCCTAATTATTGCTATTTTAACTTCTACACTAATTTGCTTATTTTCTGGCTCTTtcatagaatatatatatatatatatatatatatatatatatatatatatatatttaaattatcatgttCCTCCATTGAGAAAGATGGCAAACTTTGGTGGTTAAGTGAGACCACATTTGTTTGGTAGTACATAATACATGGACAACACAACATGTCCTTGACCACACCTTTGTCTTCAAATTTCTGATCCAATGTGTATCACCTTTTGTCATACATGCTGACAGCATCTAACTATTACACACATCACTTCAACCATTAACAACACAGTGTATATGAATCCGAAATGAAGCAGAAAATATGTGGTGAAGTGCATCAAAATTCTCTCTATACAAACAACTGTGATCTTTTTTTACAACCCATAGACACAAATTCTTGGTTCTGTGAACCACTTgtgaaattttcatatattcttctatttttcctttataGTGTGCCAAAACTCTTTAGTACGAGCacagataaatatatatattgaagtCATTCTGGGAAATTTCTCTTGCTGAAGTACTCTTTTATTTCTGAAATTCTTGTGTGGGGTCACAGGCATGGAGTAGGGTTTGTCATTGTATTATTTTGACAAGCTTATGAGAagaattattaaagaaatttgaaaaacaaaagggtgtgtgtatgtatatacatataaatatataaaagagaaaGCAAAATTCCTTAAAGTCCGTGGCTTATACACGTGCTGGGGCAACATAGAATACAGAATTCTAGGTCTCGGAGACATAAAAGGTGATAAGAAAATAGGTGCAAAACCGGGATCTGGAAGGCTTTGTTTCACAGTCACAAAATTCACCAAAGGGATTCCCACGCAACCTTCAATCTAATGCACATGAAAAAAAGTCACACTCTCAGCTACACAGATACCTGGTCAACCACGCAGATGAAGTGTAATGAATGAATGAACcaaatcaaaaatatataacacTTACCCTCTTTAAACCCTTTCACTGTTCCTGTGGCTACACCAATCTGTTCAGccatttataacaattttcctTCTTATTTACTTGTTAATCGTAAATATTATACTATCTACACACATGCATCTTGCTTCCTAGTGCTGGTGCCGTTACCTTTACGAACACTGCAtgtaacattaatatttttggctTCATCAACGGGTATGGGAATCCTATGCCATGTTCTACCTCTGAATAATGGAGTTCAAGATCACATAACTAGTTTTTGCTATCAACTCAGCAATGGCTACCTAGtttgaattttaattcattattggTGCATTGGTGAATGCAGGTGTGAACTTGATCGATTAGATCAATTTTGACCTCAATTATGAATAGGTTAAAAATAAACCATTGATTCATCTACTGTGTGTGTCAATCATGTATTGGAAAATCTAATTAATATAACCAATATTCAACCCATCTGCACTTTCTTTTTTCAcgatatttaatttatctatgtagtgtttttataaaaagattaaatatatttttatctcccTTAtcttaaatgtaaaaatataattcatctttgttccaaacattaatatattttggtgtccaaattttaaaaatagataaatataattttttcactcaactatgttaaatttctttttgtgtCAAACACAATTTAGGTTGACATTCAAGTTAgttatactatttgacacatttccgTATCAAGGTCAATTAAAAATATCGTTTAACaagcatgaaaaaaattaaaattaacatcattagattaaaaagattatattcatttatttttaaaatttaagaatcaaaatatattaaaatttgaaacaaatgaattttaattttgcattcaaagtttaaaaactaaaatcatatttaatcttttGTGAAATGAATTTCAATACTAATTACACACACTTTTACATCCAAACTCGGAAAAAAAATCAGAACTTGTAGGTTAAAAATCTATGCTCAGGCCTATGAACTTTAGAATTTCGATTTAGATGaccccaaaatttttaaaatatgttcgATGATTCTTTAACAATATACATTAttcagaatgaaaaaaaaaaatgattcaaaCTCACCAAACCATTAATTTTGTGTTCATAACCGGATGAATTGACTGGTTGAATTATAACTACATAGATTAAGAtggttaatatataataaagagGGTTGGATTTTCACTTCTACATCATGACATTATTGAGAACAAAACTATGAAGAATACTTAGTTACTACATGGGTATAATGACAATATACATGCTCAAAAACTCATCatgattttttataaacaaagaTGATTAAAACCGGTAATAACTAGACAAATTCTGTGCAAAGTGTGTAGAAGCCATCAGCAAAAAGTAAGCACAGAAAGAGAATCCTAAAAGGAAAACTATCATCAACTTGCAGTATTTTAGTATTGAATTATAGCTTTTGATAGTCAGTGTCTAATAGAAACCATATTATTAAGAAagttgattttcttgaaaatcaCTTGAATACAAGTTGATGGTTAGAAACATATGTAGCTGTTAATTGCAATGCAGCAATGTCATAAttcagaaaaaataatattataatgaatctccAACTACCAAATTGATGTGCTTGGTGGATAAGTAGGAAGAAGGTTTACATATGAACAAAAATCCAATAAAAAGGTATAGACCGCCGCTTCTTGACTTAGCTTTTGGAGACATTGGAATTGAAAATCGTATTCTCAACCTCATGCACACTTGGTTTCTTCCAGGATTTTCGCACCCATCATATCACAAATAACCACATCTTTGACTCAGATCATCAAACCCACTATAAAATTACTTCATTACTCACTAATTCTGACCTACAAAAATTGTGATTTTCAACTTCCAATCTCTTCTTCCTATTTGATATTTGAAGCCCAACCTCAATCATTTTCCCCAAGGACATTGTGTGTGCATCAAGTCTTGGATTTACACTCTTACTCATCTACTTGCATATGGTGCCACCCTGTGTAATACAGTTTAACCTAATTAATATTGGACCTTTTTAAGCAAAAGAAGAATTCTAAAATAGCTAAGCATTGTAATTTGAAGGATTTAAGAACAATAGTACCATCATATTCTAACAAAAAATGTCACTACCCTTTACTGTGTTGACAACAAGTTTTTTGTCTGACTATCCTGAttcaattttcattcatacTAATCAAAGATTATAACTGTGAATTTATAGTATGAAATTTGGCTTTCCAATTTCA carries:
- the LOC114178728 gene encoding NAC domain-containing protein 76 — encoded protein: MMPGNGQLTVPPGFRFHPTDEELLYYYLRKKVSYEAIDLDVIREVDLNKLEPWDLKDKCRIGSGPQNEWYFFSHKDKKYPTGTRTNRATTAGFWKATGRDKAIYHTNSKRIGMRKTLVFYTGRAPHGQKTDWIMHEYRLDEDDADVQEDGWVVCRVFKKKNQNRGFQQDIEEEENLTHMRTSGPCHVLEPKHHMQGGLYDYNFDGTMQLPQLFSPESAVAPTTTCLATSMNAMDILECSQNLLRLTTNGCGLNLMQQQGERFSGDWSFLDKLLASHHGMDHHQHHPQSKCNPPTHHAATSVGTSAQKFPFHYLGCDTHDIMKFSK